In the genome of Pempheris klunzingeri isolate RE-2024b chromosome 3, fPemKlu1.hap1, whole genome shotgun sequence, one region contains:
- the tmc5 gene encoding transmembrane channel-like protein 5: MTSYSSGGFFNHAYHDSETLEIDRRASSKTHHTNPYAREDPARQGGWADPHYSSTGQTNADNALGRVPWGGWREESWRGRESIPMGLISARPGSPSRQHDLNHSTFQIPPNSQYERSPSIQLPSSGNMTMRWRGITMRRMSMFPNADAAHRAFTEDAIRNEMENEEQNLVKEFVALSTRDRIRAIRGLPMSCEEKKHIRSQVLTFKSAKQSRKLTYFADCSENVSLSFRRCGYGMRSARQALELWQGIMKEIGGRFGTSVLSYFLFLKWLLMFNMFSFLVNFGFITIPLLVYDPTPNIPLNVSFRGLEILTGAGYFNYTVMYYGGYSNETLAGLVDYNMQLAYFFTIAVYMVLCGIALIFSMASSFQKNYVLADPASNSAWQLLCSWDFSITNERAVRQRKNNLRVQLKESLSEKAQRELLTLSEKLKHFGVYLGSWLLSTGLAVGCGASIYYLCQYEQQRMTDAANWSLLQEAETLLVPFLVSLMNLVVPLFYSLFNKFEHYSSQRKQIYALVVRNVLLKMSILAVLCYYWMNVVATKFSCWESMVGQALYRLVIVDFLFLMLGSFFGEFLCNVIGTRLLPRLGVPEFDVARNVLELIYAQTLAWIGIYFSPLLPAIQILKFFILFYLKKVSLTQNCQPPRRSGRAAQMQTIFIALLFFPFFVGALSMVAYTAWSLTPSEHCGPFRGLNNTFSVVGIWIDDLKKIHGSQWAVWIYENVIRSEIFYFLITLIIIIIIYIFWQVTQGRKRLISQLRQQIVNEGKDKSFLLDKLQNLQKSQPNNKSKHRNPKKHTKRRSDDHSSGGHSNSNAMVQALMARQRLEEEERRSAGGVPIPSDMSSSSALIQAMLARQRADVQDEDFHQLHEEDPPSSSALTQAMQARQRAEVSNRGEHYSAEGFSENPASTHSAITQAMQARQRAEEYWAGDTDDLPSSVSSVMMQVTQARQRAEEEDRGQRVPAPPQHPAHTGSSALIQAMLARQQAQNEYDDGY, translated from the exons ATGACAAGTTACAGCAGCGGAGGATTCTTCAACCATGCCTACCATGACAGCGAGACTCTGGAAATTGATAGAAG GGCTTCCAGCAAAACCCACCACACTAACCCCTATGCCAGGGAGGACCCGGCCCGGCAAGGTGGGTGGGCAGATCCACATTACTCATCGACCGGTCAGACCAACGCTGACAATGCCTTAGGGAGGGTGCCATGGGGGGGCTGGCGGGAGGAGAgctggagggggagagagagcatcCCCATGGGCCTCATCTCAGCGCGCCCTGGGAGTCCTTCACGGCAACATGACCTCA atcACAGCACGTTCCAGATCCCCCCCAACTCTCAGTATGAACGATCACCTTCTATTCAGCTTCCTTCTTC AGGTAACATGACGATGAGATGGAGGGGAATAACAATGAGGAGGATGAGCATGTTTCCCAACGCTGATGCTGCCCATCGAGCTTTCACAGAAGATGCCATCAGGAACGAGATGGAGAACG aggagcagaacCTGGTCAAGGAATTCGTTGCCTTGTCAACACGGGACCGAATCCGGGCCATTCGGGGCCTTCCAATGAGCTgtgaagagaagaaacacaTCAG GAGCCAAGTTCTGACATTCAAGTCTGCTAAGCAGTCTCGCAAGCTCACGTATTTTGCAGATTGCTCTGAGAACGTGTCACTG TCTTTCCGCAGGTGCGGCTATGGCATGAGGTCAGCCAGGCAGGCCCTGGAGCTGTGGCAAGGCATCATGAAAGAGATAGGCGGCAGGTTTGGCACCAGCGTTCTCTCCTATTTCCTGTTCCTCAAGTGGCTGCTCATGTTCAACATGTTCTCCTTCCTGGTCAACTTTGGCTTCATCACCATCCCGCTGCTTGTTTACGACCCCACACCCAACATACCTCTGAACGTGAGCTTCAGAGGGCTGGAGATACTGACTGGCGCT ggttacTTTAACTACACTGTCATGTACTATGGTGGCTACAGCAATGAGACCCTGGCGGGTCTGGTGGACTACAACATGCAGTTGGCCTATTTCTTCACCATTGCAGTCTACATGGTTCTGTGTGGAATTGCACTCATCTTCAG CATGGCCAGCTCATTCCAGAAAAACTATGTACTAGCAGACCCAGCTTCAAACAGTGCATGGCAGCTTCTGTGCAGCTGGGACTTCAGTATTACCAACGAGAGAGCGGTGAGACAGCGCAAGAACAACCTACGTGTCCAACTCAAG GAGTCTTTGTCAGAGAAGGCCCAGCGGGAGCTGCTAACCCTCTCTGAAAAGCTGAAGCACTTTGGGGTTTATCTGGGTTCCTGGCTCCTCTCCACTGGCTTGGCTGTTGGCTGTGGAGCTAGCATCTATTATCTCTGCCAATATGAACAGCAG CGGATGACAGATGCTGCCAACTGGTCTctgctgcaggaggcagagacTCTCCTGGTCCCCTTTCTGGTGTCTCTGATGAACCTGGTTGTGCCGCTCTTCTACTCCCTCTTCAACAAGTTTGAGCACTACTCCAGCCAACGCAAACAGATCTACGCTCTGGTAGTCAG AAATGTGTTACTCAAGATGTCCATTCTGGCTGTCTTGTGCTATTACTGGATGAATGTGGTGGCTACAAAGTTTTCG TGTTGGGAGTCCATGGTGGGACAGGCTCTCTACCGTCTTGTCATTGTTGATTTCCTTTTTCTCATGTTGGGATCCTTCTTCGGAGAGTTTCTCTGCAA CGTGATCGGGACGAGATTACTACCACGTCTGGGGGTCCCGGAGTTTGACGTAGCCAGAAATGTCCTGGAGCTCATCTACGCACAGACTCTGGCCTG GATCGGAATCtacttctctcctctgctgcctgccATCCAGATCCTCAAATTTTTCATCTTGTTCTACTTAAAGAAG GTCAGCCTGACCCAGAACTGCCAGCCTCCGCGGCGGTCAGGCAGAGCGGCTCAGATGCAAACCATCTTCATcgccctcctcttcttccctttctttgtGGGAGCCCTGTCCATGGTTGCATACACTGCTTGGAG TCTGACTCCCTCAGAGCACTGTGGGCCTTTTCGGGGGCTCAACAACACCTTCAGCGTGGTTGGAATCTGGATAGATGATCTGAAGAAGATCCATGGTTCTCAGTGGGCCGTCTGGATCTACGAAAACGTCATCAGAAGTGAAATCTTCTACTTTCTCATCACACTCATCATCAT AATCATTATATACATCTTCTGGCAAGTCACTCAGGGCCGCAAGCGGCTCATCAGTCAACTGAGACAACAGATTgttaat GAAGGGAAGGACAAGTCCTTCTTGTTGGACAAGCTCCAGAACCTCCAAAAATCTCAACCTAATAACAAATCCAAACATAGGAATCCCAAAAAG CACACCAAACGGCGTTCAGATGACCACTCCTCGGGCGGTCATTCCAACTCAAACGCCATGGTTCAGGCTTTAATGGCTCGCCAGCGgcttgaggaggaggagaggcgcAGCGCCGGTGGAGTGCCCATTCCTTCTGACATGTCCTCCTCCAGCGCCCTGATTCAGGCCATGCTGGCCCGTCAGAGAGCCGACGTCCAGGATGAAGATTTCCACCAGCTGCATGAGGAAGACCCACCATCATCCAGCGCCCTCACGCAGGCCATGCAAGCCAGGCAGAGGGCTGAGGTCTCAAACAGGGGTGAACACTACAGTGCGGAAGGTTTTTCTGAAAACCCTGCCAGCACGCACAGTGCCATCACACAGGCGATGCAAGCCAGACAAAGAGCAGAAGAGTACTGGGCGGGTGACACAGATGACCTGCCGTCCTCTGTGTCGAGTGTTATGATGCAAGTTACGCAAGctagacagagagcagaggaagaggacaggggTCAGCGGGTCCCTGCTCCTCCACAGCACCCAGCTCACACAGGCTCCAGCGCTCTCATACAGGCCATGTTGGCCCGGCAGCAGGCCCAGAATGAGTACGATGATGGTTACTGA
- the nomo gene encoding LOW QUALITY PROTEIN: BOS complex subunit NOMO1 (The sequence of the model RefSeq protein was modified relative to this genomic sequence to represent the inferred CDS: deleted 1 base in 1 codon; substituted 1 base at 1 genomic stop codon), which produces MEVDSVFYTDRSGRVTSNPLLDQLPSYQSLLYRRKSSTGGSKRRNSSRARLSSSGSGKWAVSTVGRHEEKQKSQTEQRPIRELAKPMAEKRRDNTLRIEEAQELSSWSQLRQNTHRHLKRLKDEAQEWLSSLQLWRGDIHLIEGMFGTGILSYFSFLRFLVMLNLIIFVLMFSFVMLPIIIAPHASGNITYNQNGGERTLVCFNPLXTKYSRAYTLLCFTTGSSCSVYLSSARQGLVIFHEHITDLLSGGGFLEQTYLFYGHYKVDKIHFPNVTYNLPLAYLLVTVAYLFLSLIWIVKRSAAGFKRNLVQDEDRFQSFCNKIFAGWDFCITNENASRLKRSSLLYELRTDLEEERIKQKIADRTRKEKCRIYLIRLVLNLFVIGVLAGCFYSIYVATIFSQQAQMNNIKENFIVDLIYEYLPSIVITLANFMTPLLFSIIINFEDYSPAFEIRFTLMRCVFMRLTSIGVLLFSLWSQITKCKGGPCICGYNHLLYSCWETRVGQEMYKLTIFDFIIIVAVTIFVEFPRKLIVKYCDCGLAKWWGQQEFAIPQNVLEIVYGQTICWIGTFYSPMLPAICTIKYFFIFYIKKVSLINNCRPATRPFRASSSNFFFLGVLLIGLALACLPVSVSVAQINSSQACGPFVNYNTSWEVLPTSVYQLPDGVQKLLFAISSEAFAVSFFVFTCLAMFYVIALAGAHKRVINQLREQLAMEGRDKRFLIQKLCQAQRQSAVRSPASKSQPRSSRSSPSYHTSFSNNFNEGVFLAHPHPDSSTHRLSWCGTGGSVLVLGSTRDQTVAKKMLRITIRADMGALWVLLCITYSQFMSVSSEDIVVACGGFVKSDVEINYSLIEIKLYTKQGSLKYQTDCAPINGYFMIPLYDKGDFVLKIEPPLGWSFEPTSVDLHVDGVSDICTKEEDINFVFTGFSVSGTVLSKGHLLGPAGVEVALSRAGTDEKLRSVVTQPGGKYTFLKVLPGSYDITASHPSWSLEQSATSVLVSNANAPAADHLVVGGYDVSGEVRSDGEPMKEVTFLLYSATVKREDVGGCNTSPVEGADSGDSSLVYLCSSLSREDGTFVFPSLASGEYTVVPFYRGERITFDVAPSRMNFKVEHNSLKLEPIFRVMGFSVTGRVLNSIGGEGVPDAAVSLNNHIKVISKEDGSFRLENMTAGTYTIRVSKELMFFEPITVKIAPNTPQLPDIITAGFSVCGQISISRLPEGMKQQGRYKVVLTHQDQDKTSSRTIDSDPQGAFCFQAKPGDYSVQVSLPEAEVKAGLALQPQALEVSLVDRPLTDLLFTQFMASVSGKVYCLASCDDLSVTLQPVSRQGERRTVALSGSNDILSFSFDSVLPGKYKVSISHEEWCWKHKSMEVEVLDSDVLGVEFRQIGYILRCSLSHAITLEFFQDGSKPENVGVYNLSKGVNRFCLSKPGVYKVTPRSCHQFEQDFYTYDTSAPSILTLTAVRHHMTGLITTDKILDVTVTIKSSIESEPALVLGPLRSLEEQRLEQQLQEIQLRRQERERRAAEEDGGARDDSPPVQEKADELTGPFHYEFSYWARAGEKITVTPSSKELLFYPPEVEATITGETCPGRLVDIAGRAGLFLEGKVSPELQGVEISITERGAAAPLITVATNEMGAYSVGPLHSDRQYDISAVKEGFVLSPVEGTQGDFKAFALAGVTFKIKSEDGHPLSGVLLSLSGGQFRSNLLTQDTGLLTFNNLSPGQYYFKPMMKEFRFEPASQMITVEEGQNLSIDITGIKTAYSCYGAVQSLSGDAERDVAVEAVGQGDCSLYSEDTVTDEEGRFRLRGLLPSCKYLIQLRAEGNDHIERALPQHRAIEVGSSDIDGVNIIAFRQINQFDLSGNVHTSPEHLPTLSVKLYKSDNLDNPIHSVSLGQSLFFHFPPLERDGESYVLMLYSTLSRSQYDFTLPQVSFTSTGYHKHITLTFNPTRKVPDQDVAQGSYIALPLTLLLLLAAYNHEKVIPLLLQVVNRIQGVRSMAQTSGDSAALDEAKRQAKRQKARRT; this is translated from the exons ATGGAGGTGGACTCAG TCTTCTACACTGATCGTAGTGGAAGAGTCACCAGTAACCCTCTGCTGGACCAGCTACCCAGCTACCAGTCTCTGCTGTACCGCAGGAAGTCGTCGACTGGCGGCAGCAAGCGAAGAAACAGCTCCAGAGCGCGCCTCAGCTCCTCCGGTAGTGGGAAATGGGCCGTGAGCACGGTCGGCAGACAtgaggagaaacagaagagtCAGACGGAGCAGAGACCCATCCGGGAACTAGCCAAGCCCATGGCGGAGAAACGCAGAGACAA CACACTGCGCATAGAGGAGGCTCAAGAGCTCAGCAGTTGGAGTCAGCTGAGGCAAAACACCCACAGGCACCTGAAGAGGCTGAAGGATGAAGCCCAAGAGTGGCTGAGCTCCCTGCAGCTCTGGAGGGGAGACATCCACCTGATAGAGG GGATGTTCGGCACAGGGATCCTGTCTTACTTCTCCTTCCTGCGCTTCCTGGTCATGCTCAACTTGATCATCTTTGTGCTAATGTTCAGCTTCGTCATGCTTCCTATCATCATTGCCCCCCATGCTTCAGGGAACATCACCTACAACCAGAATGGCGGTGAGAGGACGCTCGTTTGTTTCAACCCACTGTGAACGAAATATTCTCGAGCTTATACTTTGCTCTGTTTTACCACAGGAAGCTCGTGCAGCGTGTATCTGAGCAGCGCCCGTCAAGGTCTGGTCATCTTTCATGAGCACATTACAGACCTGCTGTCTGGTGGT GGCTTTCTGGAACAAACCTATCTCTTTTACGGCCACTACAAGGTGGACAAGATACACTTTCCAAATGTCACTTACAACCTGCCGCTGGCCTACCTGCTGGTCACTGTAGCCTACCTGTTCCTCAGTCTCATTTGGATTGTTAAAAG GTCTGCCGCAGGTTTCAAACGTAACCTGGTTCAGGATGAGGATCGCTTTCAGAGTTTTTGCAACAAGATTTTTGCCGGGTGGGACTTCTGCATCACCAACGAGAACGCCTCGAGGCTGAAGAGAAGCAGTTTGCTCTATGAGCTCAGG ACGGAtttagaggaggagaggatcaAGCAGAAAATAGCAGATCGCACCCGCAAAGAGAAGTGTCGCATTTACCTCATCCGCCTCGTCCTCAACCTTTTCGTCATTGGAGTTCTGGCCGGTTGCTTCTACAGCATTTATGTAGCCACCATCTTCTCCCAGCAAGCACAGATGAATAATATAAAG GAGAATTTCATTGTGGATCTCATCTATGAGTATCTGCCCTCAATCGTTATCACCTTGGCCAACTTCATgacccccctcctcttctccatcatcatcaactTCGAGGATTACTCGCCTGCCTTCGAGATCCGCTTCACTCTCATGAG GTGCGTCTTCATGAGGTTGACCAGTATTGGagttttgcttttctctctctggtctcAGATCACCAAATGTAAAGGGGGGCCCTGCATCTGTGGCTATAACCATTTGCTTTACTCT TGTTGGGAGACCCGTGTGGGTCAGGAGATGTACAAACTGACCATCTTCGACTTTATCATCATTGTTGCAGTCACCATCTTTGTGGAGTTTCCCAGAAA GCTGATAGTGAAGTACTGTGACTGTGGCCTGGCTAAGTGGTGGGGTCAGCAGGAGTTTGCTATTCCTCAGAATGTGCTGGAGATCGTCTACGGTCAGACCATCTGTTGGATCGGCACGTTCTACAGCCCGATGCTGCCTGCCATCTGCACTATTAAATACTTCTTCATCTTCTATATCAAaaag GTCTCACTGATCAACAACTGCCGTCCAGCCACGCGTCCTTTCCGAGCGTCCAGCTCCAACTTTTTCTTCCTGGGTGTGCTGCTGATCGGCCTGGCTTtggcctgtctgcctgtctctgttaGTGTAGCACA AATAAACAGTTCCCAGGCCTGTGGACCATTTGTTAATTACAACACCTCCTGGGAGGTGCTGCCAACTTCAGTATACCAGCTACCCGATGGAGTCCAAAAACTCCTCTTCGCTATCTCATCAGAGGCCTTCGCTGTGTccttctttgtttttacatg TCTGGCCATGTTTTATGTGATTGCGCTAGCTGGAGCTCACAAGAGGGTTATCAACCAGCTAAGGGAGCAGCTAGCCATG GAGGGCCGTGACAAGCGTTTCCTGATCCAGAAGCTGTGCCAGGCCCAGAGGCAGTCGGCGGTCAGATCCCCAGCGTCCAAATCGCAGCCccgcagcagcaggagcagcccCAGCTACCACACCAGCTTCTCCAACAACTTCAACGAAGGCGTGTTCCTGGCACACCCGCACCCCGACTCCTCCACACAC CGGCTCAGCTGGTGCGGAACCGGAGGCAGCGTGCTGGTGCTCGGCTCAACGAGAGATCAGACGGTc gcaaaaaaaatgttgagAATTACGATCCGGGCAGACATGGGAGCCCTTTGGGTGTTACTCTGTATCACCTACTCTCAGTTCATGAGCGTGTCCTCTGAGGACATCGTGGTGGCGTGCGGAGGATTCGTGAAATCTGACGTTGAAATCAACTACTCTCTGATCGAG ATTAAACTGTACACCAAGCAAGGCTCCTTGAAATATCAAACAGACTGTGCTCCAATCAATGGTTACTTCATGATCCCTCTCTATGATAAG GGAGACTTTGTTTTGAAGATTGAGCCTCCTCTTGGATGGAGCTTTG AGCCGACCAGCGTCGACCTCCATGTGGATGGAGTGAGTGACATCTGtacaaaagaagaagacatCAACTTTGTGTTCACCGGCTTTTCAGTCTCAGGAACG GTCCTGAGTAAAGGCCATCTCCTGGGTCCGGCTGGAGTGGAAGTCGCTCTCAGCCGAGCGGGAACAGATGAGAAACTCCGGAGTGTCgtcacacagcctggaggaaa GTACACCTTTTTAAAAGTGCTCCCCGGAAGTTATGACATCACAGCTTCCCATCCCTCATGGAGCCTGGAGCAG AGCGCTACCTCCGTACTCGTCTCCAACGCCAATGCCCCGGCCGCCGACCATCTGGTAGTTGGAGGCTATGACGTCTCGGGGGAGGTCCGCAGTGATGGAGAGCCCATGAAAGAGGTCACCTTCCTGCTGTACTCGGCCACAGTCAAGAGAGAG GACGTCGGCGGCTGCAACACGTCGCCAGTGGAGGGGGCGGATTCTGGGGACAGCTCCCTGGTTTACCTGTGCAGCTCTCTATCCAGGGAAGATGGGACCTTCGTGTTCCCATCACTGGCCAGCGGCGAGTACACGGTG GTGCCTTTCTACAGGGGGGAGAGGATCACGTTTGATGTTGCTCCCTCTAGGATGAATTTTAAGGTGGAACACAACAGTTTGAAACTAGAG CCCATCTTCCGTGTCATGGGCTTCTCCGTGACAGGCCGAGTCCTCAACAGTATTGGTGGGGAGGGCGTCCCTGATGCCGCGGTGTCCCTCAACAACCACATCAAAG TCATCAGCAAGGAGGATGGTTCTTTCCGGTTGGAGAACATGACAGCTGGCACCTACACCATCCGCGTCAGCAAGGAGCTCATGTTCTTTGAGCCAATCACAGTGAAGATCGCCCCCAACACACCCCAACTTCCTGACATCATCACAGCAGG GTTCAGTGTGTGCGGCCAGATCTCCATCAGCCGCCTGCCCGAGGGCATGAAGCAGCAGGGCCGCTACAAAGTTGTTCTGACACACCAGGACCAAGACAAGACCTCCAGCAGGACCATCGATTCCGATCCCCAGGGGGCCTTCTGCTTTCAGGCCAAACCTGGAGACTACAGTGTCCAG GTGTCTCTCCCTGAGGCGGAGGTGAAAGCAGGCCTGGCTCTGCAGCCCCAGGCCCTGGAGGTCTCCCTCGTGGACCGGCCCCTCACAGACCTACTTTTCACCCAATTCATGGCTTCTGTCTCTGGAAAAGTCTACTGTTTAG CGTCCTGTGATGACCTCTCGGTGACCCTGCAACCAGTGAGTcggcagggagagaggaggacggtGGCTCTGTCTGGCAGCAACGACATCCTCAGCTTCTCCTTTGACAGTGTTTTACCTGGGAAATACAAAG TGAGTATTTCTCACGAAGAGTGGTGCTGGAAGCATAAGTCCATGGAAGTGGAGGTTCTGGACTCCGACGTCTTGGGAGTGGAGTTCAGACAGATTGGCTACATCCTGCGATGCTCCCTGTCCCACGCCATTACGTTG GAGTTCTTCCAAGATGGCAGCAAACCTGAGAACGTCGGCGTGTACAACCTCTCCAAGGGAGTCAACCGCTTCTGCCTTTCCAAACCCG GTGTTTACAAAGTCACCCCTCGCTCCTGCCACCAGTTTGAACAGGACTTCTACACCTACGATAC CTCGGCCCCCAGCATCCTGACCCTCACCGCAGTGCGGCATCACATGACCGGGCTCATCACCACCGACAAGATCCTGGACGTCACAGTTACTATCAA ATCGTCTATCGAGAGCGAGCCGGCGCTGGTGTTGGGTCCCCTGCGCAgcctggaggagcagaggctggagcagcagctgcaggagatTCAGCTGCGCCGTCAGGAACGAGAGCGGCGTGCTGCCGAAGAGGACGGAGGCGCCAGGGATGACAGCCCTCCTGTCCAAGAGAAGGCCGACGAACTGACGGGCCCCTTCCACTATGAGTTCTCCTACTGGGCCAG GGCCGGGGAGAAGATAACAGTGACGCCGTCATCCAAGGAACTGCTGTTCTACCCTCCTGAGGTGGAGGCCACTATCACTGGAG AGACGTGTCCCGGGCGGCTGGTGGACATCGCTGGGCGCGCAGGGCTCTTCCTGGAGGGCAAGGTGTCACCAGAGCTGCAGGGTGTTGAGATCTCCATCACTGAAAGGGGAGCTGCTGCGCCGCTCATCACTGTGGCCACTAATGAGATGGGAGCATACAG CGTGGGTCCGCTCCACAGCGACCGGCAGTACGACATCAGCGCCGTTAAAGAAGGTTTCGTGCTGAGTCCCGTGGAGGGAACCCAGGGAGATTTCAAGGCCTTCGCTCTGGCTGGTGTCACCTTCAAG ATCAAATCCGAGGACGGTCATCCCCTGTCAGGAGTCCTCCTGTCCCTGAGTGGAGGACAGTTTCGCTCCAACCTGCTGACCCAGGACACTGGCCTGCTCACTTTTAATAACCTG agtCCTGGTCAGTACTACTTCAAGCCCATGATGAAGGAGTTCCGCTTCGAGCCGGCGTCTCAGATgatcacagtggaggagggtCAGAATCTCAGCATTGATATAACCGGCATTAAGACTGCTTACAG CTGCTACGGGGCGGTGCAGTCTCTAAGTGGGGATGCGGAGAGGGACGTGGCGGTGGAGGCGGTGGGGCAGGGAGATTGTAGCCTCTACAGCGAGGACACCGTCACCGACGAGGAGGGTCGCTTCAGACTCAGGGGTCTCCTG CCTAGCTGCAAATATCTCATTCAGCTGCGAGCTGAAGGCAACGACCACATAGAGAGGGCCTTACCGCAGCACAGAGCTATAGAG GTCGGCAGTAGTGACATCGACGGCGTCAACATCATCGCCTTTAGGCAAATCAATCAGTTTGACCTCAGCGGAAACGTCCACACGTCCCCCGAACATCTCCCGACACTATCG GTGAAGCTTTACAAGAGTGACAATCTCGACAACCCGATCCACAGTGTCTCTCTAGGGCAGTCCCTCTTCTTCCACTTCCCGCCcctggagagagatggagag agcTATGTGCTGATGCTCTACTCCACGCTGTCCCGCTCCCAATATGACTTCACTCTGCCTCAGGTCTCCTTCACCTCCACCGGATACCACAAGCACATCACCCTCACCTTCAACCCCACC CGTAAAGTGCCTGACCAGGATGTTGCCCAGGGCTCCTATATAGCTCTGCccctcactctgctgctcctgttagCAGCATACAACCATGAGAAG GTAATCCCCCTCCTGCTGCAGGTTGTGAATCGCATCCAGGGAGTGAGGAGCATGGCCCAAACCAGCGGAGACAGCGCCGCTCTGGACGAAGCCAAACGCCAGGCCAAGAGACAGAAGGCCAGGCGCACATGA